A genomic segment from Thiomicrorhabdus aquaedulcis encodes:
- a CDS encoding nucleotidyltransferase family protein: MPVYDPKSISITSESTIKDALRILDKSPMQIVLIVDEALRLQGTLTDGDVRRALLEGGGLNSSVSSAMNTSPTYGLDSENEVGWRMKMQPRGLRHLPILDIQKTVVKLFYIKRGITKSYKNPIVLMLGGLGMRLRPLTETVPKPMLKVGNKPILETIVNHLAEQGFSEFYFCINYLGEQIRQYFGNGENWGINIQYIEEDTPLGTAGALSLLPSQPGQDFIVMNGDLLTKVDVTALLSFHKANQNIITACVREHSQQVPYGVIEFCDGRITQITEKPLYRYFVNAGIYALSPDVFKLLSFSGYYDMPNLMDDLLAIKQPVGGFPLTEYWMDIGQMPDFERAQVDYAVHF; encoded by the coding sequence ATGCCAGTTTATGATCCAAAAAGTATTTCGATAACCTCAGAGTCCACAATTAAAGATGCCTTGCGTATTTTAGATAAAAGTCCGATGCAAATTGTTTTAATTGTGGATGAAGCACTCAGGCTCCAAGGAACGCTTACCGACGGTGATGTTAGACGGGCACTGTTAGAAGGGGGCGGGCTTAACTCTTCTGTTAGCTCAGCCATGAATACTTCACCAACTTATGGGCTTGATAGTGAGAATGAAGTAGGTTGGCGAATGAAAATGCAGCCCAGAGGACTAAGGCATTTACCCATCTTAGACATTCAAAAAACCGTTGTTAAACTTTTTTATATAAAAAGAGGCATAACAAAATCCTATAAAAACCCAATCGTACTTATGCTGGGTGGGCTGGGTATGCGATTAAGACCGCTCACTGAAACTGTTCCCAAACCTATGTTAAAAGTAGGCAATAAACCTATTTTAGAAACAATCGTGAATCACTTAGCAGAACAAGGCTTTTCTGAGTTCTATTTTTGCATCAATTATCTGGGTGAACAAATCCGTCAATATTTCGGCAATGGCGAAAATTGGGGTATTAATATCCAATATATTGAAGAAGATACTCCTCTTGGTACAGCAGGTGCCTTATCTTTATTGCCGAGTCAACCCGGACAAGATTTTATAGTAATGAATGGTGATCTATTAACAAAAGTTGATGTGACAGCATTGCTGAGCTTTCACAAAGCCAATCAAAATATAATTACAGCTTGTGTTAGAGAGCACTCTCAGCAAGTTCCGTATGGAGTGATTGAGTTTTGCGATGGTCGTATCACTCAAATTACTGAAAAACCGCTTTATCGTTATTTTGTAAACGCAGGCATTTATGCATTATCGCCTGATGTATTCAAGTTATTATCCTTTAGTGGATATTACGACATGCCAAATTTAATGGATGATTTATTGGCGATTAAACAACCCGTTGGAGGATTTCCTTTAACCGAGTATTGGATGGATATTGGACAGATGCCAGACTTTGAAAGAGCCCAAGTAGATTATGCAGTTCATTTTTAA
- a CDS encoding cytidylyltransferase domain-containing protein, with the protein MEKNILAIIPARGGSKGIPRKNIYPISGKPLIQYTVEAALASKKLTRIMLNSDDNEIIKKVETMGVDVSYQRPANLATDTARLVHAVLDMLDWLEKRNQLPDVVVLLQPTSPLRGLTLIDDAIDAYLESGLESLVGVNLMKDHPAKSIHELKSGWHYLASTRKLKYVPRRQELEGDYYVINGSIYIATPQWIRQNENFVVEGKTALFKTSEIEGIDVDTVMDAFLVEAYQNALKMIKQK; encoded by the coding sequence ATGGAAAAAAATATTTTAGCGATTATTCCAGCCAGAGGCGGCTCTAAAGGCATCCCAAGAAAAAATATCTATCCGATTAGCGGAAAACCCTTAATTCAATACACGGTTGAAGCGGCGCTGGCGAGTAAAAAGTTAACGCGTATTATGCTGAACTCTGATGACAACGAAATTATAAAAAAAGTTGAAACAATGGGGGTGGACGTTAGCTATCAACGACCCGCAAATTTGGCCACAGATACGGCAAGGCTGGTTCATGCTGTTTTGGATATGTTAGATTGGCTTGAAAAAAGAAACCAATTGCCAGACGTAGTCGTTTTACTGCAGCCGACATCACCTTTAAGAGGCTTAACATTAATTGATGATGCTATAGACGCTTACCTTGAAAGTGGTTTGGAATCTTTGGTTGGGGTTAATCTTATGAAAGATCATCCTGCAAAAAGTATTCATGAGTTAAAAAGCGGTTGGCATTATTTGGCTTCAACACGTAAGTTAAAGTACGTCCCAAGAAGACAGGAATTAGAAGGTGACTACTATGTTATAAATGGTTCCATTTATATCGCAACACCTCAGTGGATTAGACAAAATGAGAATTTTGTTGTTGAAGGCAAAACAGCACTTTTTAAGACCAGCGAAATTGAAGGGATTGATGTTGATACGGTTATGGATGCCTTTTTGGTTGAAGCCTATCAGAACGCCTTAAAAATGATTAAACAGAAGTAA